AGCAACTCATCATCGTTTTTCACCACCACAAAACGCCTGTCCATCAGTGCGCGCACGCCGGTTTTCTGCAGGCCCTGATTCAGCGGGGGCACCTTGTAACCCAGACCCATGATGTCCAGCTGCCGTAAAAATACCGACTCGGTTTGAAACCACTGATAAGCCACCAGGAAGGCAGGAATGGTCACGAACATGGCGGGCAGAATAATGGAGGCGTCATTGGTGAGTTCCAGAAGTGCCACCAGGGCCGCCAGCGGGGCGCTCAGGCACACCCCCATCATGGCTGTCATACCTATGACGGTATAAAGCCCCACGTAGGGTGCAATGGAGGGGAACAGCATGGCGCTGATAAGCGCCAGAATGCCACCCAGCAGGGCGCCAATCCCGTAAAGAGGGCCGATAAGACCTCCGGGGATACCGAGGCCTATGGCGGCAATGGTGGCAATCATTTTGCCAATCAGCACAGCTATCAGTAACAAGAGACCGGGGTTGTCGGCGATTACGGCATTGATGGCCAAATCCCCCGACCCCAGAGCCTGGGGCAGGGCAATGCCGACAACCGTGGTGATGCTGCCAGCCAATAGCAGCCGGACTATCAAGGGCCAGTGCTGGCCAGTGGCCGTTACCTTGAGAAGGGTCCAGTTAAAGGCGGCGGCAGCGCAGCCAAGACCCAGGCCACCCAGGGCCAGTAAGGGATAATGATCCAGTGGGATATGAAACACCTCAATGGCGTCGTATTCGTGGACATTGCCAAATACCAGTTGGCTTGAAAGCGCGCCGCAGATGGCCGAAATCATGATGGGAAAGAAATAGTGAATCTTGTATTCCCGCACCACCACTTCAAACACAAACACCACAGCCGCGAGTGGGGCATTAAAGGTGGCCGCAATCCCGGCGGCGATGCCACTGGCACACATAATCCGGACGCTGTTGTCAGGCAGCTTGAATTTTTCGGCCAGCACACTGGCGCTCACAGCACCCAGGTGAATGGCCGGGCCTTCGCGGCCGACGGAAAAGTTGGTGGCGAGGGCTATCAGGGCCTGAAAGAACTGCCCGGGAGCCGATTGCAGTGGAATTTTGCCATAGTGCAGCTTGAAGCGGTGCAGTACATAGGCGATACCCATGCGCCGGTAACGTTTGGAGCCCAGGGTCGCCACGAGCCAAATCAGCAGTGCACCGAAAAGCGGCAGCAGCGCACGCCAGTCGTACACCAGGGCCTCCATGTCCATACGTTCGATACCGGAGTAATGGTTGGCACCCTCCAGCAGCAAGCGAAACAAGATAATGACCAGCGAGGCGATAAGCGCAAAACACAATGCCAGGCCACACAGCTGCAGACTGATCCGCGCTTCGGACAGCTTGTCTCTGAGTTCGGTGTGAAAATATCTGAGAGCGAGTCGACGCATCGCCTCGAGCCGGGTTTTAATCTTCATGCCTGCCCTGTGCACAGGCCCGGGTGCTGGCCTTTGCCATGCTTATGCTGTTATTCTGCCCCGTCGAAGGTCCGGCGGACCGAAAGTTACTAAGAGGCTGTTATTCAATGGCGAATTATCAACGTTGGCTCGATAGGCTGCAAGTGATGGAGCGCAAATTCCGCCCTTCGAGCTGGTATTTGTTTTTGTTGATGCTGGTCGCGTTTTTACTGGGTGCCCTTAGCTACCATTTAACCCTGTCCATGGAGCAACCCGTGTTGAACCTTGGTGGCGGCAGGGCAAAGCTGTTGGCTGAGGAGCTGAAAACCCAAAATCAGCTGCTGGCGAGTCGCAATTTGGAGCTGGCCGTTGAGAAAGAAGCCAATGTCCAGATGCAGGCCATGTTTACCGAGCAGGCCGCCAAACAGCGGGAGCTTGAACGGGAGCTGGCGTTTTACCGCGC
The window above is part of the Shewanella litorisediminis genome. Proteins encoded here:
- a CDS encoding chloride channel protein, which codes for MKIKTRLEAMRRLALRYFHTELRDKLSEARISLQLCGLALCFALIASLVIILFRLLLEGANHYSGIERMDMEALVYDWRALLPLFGALLIWLVATLGSKRYRRMGIAYVLHRFKLHYGKIPLQSAPGQFFQALIALATNFSVGREGPAIHLGAVSASVLAEKFKLPDNSVRIMCASGIAAGIAATFNAPLAAVVFVFEVVVREYKIHYFFPIMISAICGALSSQLVFGNVHEYDAIEVFHIPLDHYPLLALGGLGLGCAAAAFNWTLLKVTATGQHWPLIVRLLLAGSITTVVGIALPQALGSGDLAINAVIADNPGLLLLIAVLIGKMIATIAAIGLGIPGGLIGPLYGIGALLGGILALISAMLFPSIAPYVGLYTVIGMTAMMGVCLSAPLAALVALLELTNDASIILPAMFVTIPAFLVAYQWFQTESVFLRQLDIMGLGYKVPPLNQGLQKTGVRALMDRRFVVVKNDDELLLEVMKRAEGRPVMVRSAEGEVQMLRLEMQSFEDSTTLSRQPMQGLPDTATLNEAYEILSPKRTGEVYIYQGDKDNLVGVIGWSKLQQEIRSGQV